A stretch of the Nematostella vectensis chromosome 1, jaNemVect1.1, whole genome shotgun sequence genome encodes the following:
- the LOC5509825 gene encoding uncharacterized protein LOC5509825 isoform X2, translated as MATKSTKVHAKLSDGERRSNGFCRYFVRGDCREKNECKFSHNLEDVPVCRYYLEDRCMFGAECWYRHPEQDIANVGPMAAILGAGLMCGVGTNMNLLLAAAVAGAATPTTPDDVNQEGEEEKEDISLEKVMEMWHQRRENASEDVDKNNIDKLEEESTEKDESTDTRDSACSHEEKEENLLEFSTELKRYSIASWSASDMHKFISTLAKLDIEEYDEYDIITSKILGDSIRSWQPEPSKTAELFMMITETSKTDLTALILTLCNAPDKVHDMERHIAAVVLAAQKRDPKLWSSVAVGKLLQRIEEYGFNVDAIEMFNSIGKDLQDAEKVGELVHDYLVATGEKNTFDCRCRTPECECPVVADEGVAFLMFSGLQRKLDWSGEDKIKFFKKATGCLWPPEILKELGDIFGIKDPLKVATPRVLKRNQKLLGMPEQEANIINTKKQKAKSHKCSGGGCPNQSKRDCDNAMCGKCCRKTGKSCDVHEDFSAYVPPEWDSGLGFKFHKVEPSVVFNTEQQFENLTALKKQIKRVEFGPDFSVTDDHVIKVVDLWSEHLVVLQLGSSDSGCGSQLTDAAPKYIADHCPNLRKLRLESATHVTDEGMCAVIDKCPLLEELHISGNDKISGNVSSKALKPLFESAVLPNLRQLCVYDQHRIEHDVVYRLRRRRPKLKIHAGETDSDSFAHSMMLSMMGMSYGDGFY; from the exons ATGGCGACAAAATCGACGAAAGTGCATGCAAAACTAAGCGATGGCGAAAG GCGATCGAATGGATTTTGCAG GTACTTTGTACGTGGTGACTGCCGTGAGAAGAATGAATGCAAGTTTTCCCATAACTTAGAAGATGTTCCC GTGTGTCGCTACTACTTGGAGGACCGATGCATGTTTGGTGCGGAATGCTGGTATAGACATCCTGAACAGGACAT AGCCAATGTCGGACCTATGGCGGCTATTCTTG GCGCCGGCCTAATGTGCGGGGTAGGAACCAACATGAACCTGCTGCTGGCTGCCGCTGTTGCGGGCGCGGCCACGCCCACCACCCCTGATGACGTCAATCAAGAGGGTGAGGAGGAGAAAGAAGACATAAGTCTGGAAAAGGTTATGGAAATGTGGCATCAACGAAGAGAAAACG cTTCAGAAGATGTTGATAAAAACAACATCGACAAGCTTGAGGAGGAGAGCACCGAGAAAGACGAGTCCACGGATACAAGGGACAGCGCCTGCAGCCATGAGGAGAAGGAAGAGAACCTTCTGGAATTCTCTACCGAGCTGAAGCGTTACAG CATCGCCTCGTGGAGTGCAAGCGACATGCACAAGTTCATCTCTACGCTCGCTAAACTAGACATCGAGGAGTACGACGAGTATGACATCATCACCAGCAAGATACTCGGCGACTCCATCAGGTCCTGGCAGCCAGAGCCCAGTAAGACCGCGGAGCTGTTCATGATGATCACAGAGACGTCCAAGACGGACCTCACCGCGCTCATACTCACCCTCTGTAACGCACCGGACAAGGTGCACGACATGGAGAGGCACATTGCCGCGGTGGTGCTTGCTGCGCAG AAACGTGACCCTAAGCTGTGGAGCTCTGTGGCTGTTGGCAAACTCCTCCAGAGGATCGAAGAGTATGGTTTTAACGTAGATGCCATCGAGATGTTCAACAGTATCGGGAAAGATCTCCAAGACGCGGAGAAAGTTGGTGAACTTGTACACGACTATCTTGTCGCCACTGGCGAGAAGAACACGTTCGACTGCCGCTGCAGGACCCCCGAATGCGAGTGCCCGGTGGTCGCGGACGAGGGCGTGGCATTCCTAATGTTCTCAGGGCTACAAAGGAAGCTTGACTGGAGCGGAGAGGACAAGATCAAGTTTTTCAAGAAAGCCACGGGCTGCCTGTGGCCTCCGGAGATACTAAAAGAGCTTG GTGACATTTTTGGTATTAAGGATCCTTTAAAGGTGGCGACGCCTCGTGTCCTGAAGCGTAACCAGAAACTACTCGGAATGCCTGAACAGGAAGccaacatcatcaacaccaaGAAGCAGAAAGCCAAATCGCACAAGTGTTCCGGGGGAGGCTGTCCTAACCAATCCAAGCGCGACTGCGATAACGCCATGTGTGGGAAATGCTGTAGGAAGACTGGGAAAAGCTGTGACGTGCATGAGGACTTCAGCGCCTATGTCCCCCCGGAATGGGACTCGGGGCTGGGGTTCAAGTTCCATAAGGTGGAGCCGAGTGTGGTCTTTAACACTGAGCAGCAGTTCGAGAACCTAACGGCACTTAAGAAACAG ATCAAAAGAGTTGAGTTCGGCCCCGACTTCTCTGTGACTGATGATCACGTGATAAAAGTAGTCGATTTATGGTCGGAGCATCTCGTGGTACTACAGCTTGGCTCGTCCGACTCCGGATGCGGCAGCCAACTCACTGATGCAGCGCCAAAGTACATTGCTGATCACTGCCCAAATCTTCGGAAGCTACGACTGGAGTCAGCTACTCACGTGACCGACGAAGGGATGTGTGCGGTAATCGATAAGTGCCCGCTGCTAGAAGAGCTCCACATCAGTGGTAACGACAAGATATCGGGTAATGTAAGCTCAAAGGCGCTAAAGCCTCTGTTTGAGTCTGCAGTGCTGCCAAATCTGCGTCAGCTGTGTGTCTACGACCAGCACCGAATCGAGCACGATGTTGTGTATCGGCTCCGACGACGCCGTCCGAAGCTGAAGATCCATGCAGGCGAGACAGACAGCGATAGCTTTGCTCATTCCATGATGTTATCAATGATGGGGATGAGTTATGGTGACGGCTTCTATTAG
- the LOC5509826 gene encoding alpha-ketoglutarate-dependent dioxygenase alkB homolog 7, mitochondrial yields MADKLLRKLFVANFTYSRKFALRNTVRRLLATRANACSSTDGNVSFVTKDCTLEELEKLQDLVSGNLEVCEDFISAEEENLLLKEIEPYLKRQKYQYDHWDGAIHGYRETEKSQWPVEILRIFKKMKDTAFSPGTKLLPRVHGLDLAPNGYIKPHIDSVKFCGSTIAGLSLLSSSVMRFVHKEHNTVMVDTLLPARSMYIIRNAVRYEFTHEVLSDEMSYWRGEHILRDRRISVILRNQPE; encoded by the exons atggcgGACAAGTTGCTGCGAAAACTCTTCGTCGCAAACTTCACTTATTCTCGAAAATTTGCGCTCAGAAATACTGTCAGAAGGCTACTTGCTACTAGAGCAAATGCTTGTTCTAGCACGGATGGTAATGTATCATTTGTTACTAAGGATTGTACGCTAGAAGAACTAGAAAAGCTGCAGGATTTGGTGTCTGGAaatttagaagtttgtgaagATTTTATCAGTGCAGAGGAAGAGAATTTACTTCTCAAGGAAATAGAGCCGTACTTGAAGCGGCAGAAATATCAGTACGACCATTGGGACGGG GCAATTCATGGCTACAGAGAAACAGAAAAATCCCAATGGCCTGTTGAGATACTGAGGATCTTCAAGAAAATGAAGGATACTGCATTTAGCCCAGGAACCAAGCTTCTACCAAGAGTTCATGGGCTAGACTTGGCACCAAATGG ATACATAAAACCTCACATTGACAGTGTCAAA TTCTGTGGCTCAACAATAGCTGGTCTCAGCCTGCTTTCATCATCAGTGATGAGATTTGTACACAAGGAGCACAACACTGTTATGGTGGACACACTTCTTCCTGCGCGCTCAATGTACATCATCAG GAATGCTGTCAGATATGAGTTCACCCACGAGGTGTTATCAGATGAGATGTCATACTGGCGTGGAGAGCACATCTTGAGAGACAGACGCATATCAGTGATACTACGGAACCAGCCTGAATGA
- the LOC5509827 gene encoding archaemetzincin-2 isoform X1 yields the protein MGLSCRLHIRNIEHSGYAKEKSQKNTNRVKMGCFSRMAQYNEEGQTFKSFLSTCPWLSTKKKHLIKEDFHPEGNCIKDRYPEGKIYILPLGDFDRMSPDIHVLARYAQLFYDLPVVVLPKVDLKIPEEKDGPVMWCESASEPSDGEDKPRSKRRKSSRIASNMHILDHRWNTGRIQLKVDGILKLLSRHRPPNTLCLIALTMSDLYEEEPDLFVAGMASGNKGVAVFSFARYDPVITFSTEFWYEIEKTFNFKEEERTSLMLQRSCKLLVHEIAHLFGIDHCIWYACCMNGSGHLGEDFSQPIHLCPVDLHKVQKLCGFDVVLRYKGVSAHIPFLSKQTANNVLFLQLVLYESPI from the exons ATGGGTTTGTCTTGCCGACTCCATATAAGAAACATAGAGCACTCGGGATACGCAAAAGAGAAATCACAAAAGAATACGAACCGGGTGAAAATGGGGTGTTTTTCAAGAATGGCACAGTATAACGAGGAAGGACAAACATTTAAAAGTTTTCTATCGACATGTCCATGGCTctcaaccaaaaaaaaacacttaatAAAAGAGGATTTCCATCCTGAGGGAAACTGTATAAAGGATAGGTATCCAGAAGGAAAAATATACATTCTTCCTCTGGGAGATTTCGATCGAATGAGCCCTGATATCCACGTACTCGCACGATATGCACAACTCTTTTACGATCTCCCTGTCGTTGTTCTCCCGAAGGTCGATCTCAAAATACCTGAAGAGAAAG ATGGACCAGTTATGTGGTGTGAATCAGCATCAGAGCCATCTGATGGTGAAGACAAACCAAGATCTAAAAGAAGAAAGAGCTCTCGTATAGCTTCAAATATGCACATACTGGACCATAGATGGAATACAG GGAGAATTCAGCTGAAGGTAGATGGTATCCTTAAGCTCTTGTCAAGGCACAGGCCTCCCAATACTCTTTGCCTCATTGCACTGACAATGTCTGATCTTTATGAAGAGGAGCCAGATTTATTTGTTGCTGGAATGGCTTCTGGAAACAAGGGCGTTGCA GTTTTTAGTTTTGCCAGGTATGACCCTGTTATAACATTCTCTACTGAATTTTGGTATGAAATTGAGAAGACTTTTAATTTCAAAGAAGAAGAGAGGACTTCTCTAATGCTACAG CGTAGTTGCAAGCTTCTAGTTCATGAGATTGCTCATTTGTTTGGAATTGACCACTGCATATGGTATGCATGCTGTATGAATGGCTCTGGACATCTAGGAGAAGATTTTT CTCAGCCAATACACCTCTGCCCGGTTGATCTGCATAAGGTACAAAAGCTCTGTGGTTTTGATGTGGTGTTGAGATACAAAGGGGTAAGTGCCCACATTCCTTTTTTGTCAAAGCAAACAGCAAACAATGTGCTCTTTCTGCAGCTGGTTCTTTATGAGAGCCCAATATGA
- the LOC5509807 gene encoding extracellular calcium-sensing receptor has translation MGKLQSPLKLSRLGLVIFLAIAVTSTRSYRAHFSHANHAPNYYRLYQPGDIIIGGLARLHRENLSNPCASFYTPGLGRVQAMIYAVNKINADPHILPPNVTLGLDIRDFCQDPIKAARHAYIFALASNLNCACVKCTPDQRCTCITYGTCEASMNESVSYPIAAIVGALTSRAALPLANFLQAVRIPLVDASATSEELSSPLYKTFFRTIPPDVNQAKAVADIIDLYQWRYVAAVAVEDSYGRHGVRALDRESQERGTFCIEVLGFIHISNYAWRLRSIVSVLKNRSSIKVIIVWSHAFQGRDLLIEAARQGLTGRVWIFSEAFAMVKPEFLPSNAGIETTGIHLGVQLPRISSLAGYRDFLEAKLKQDRSTAHPWWHEFWDHMTNEYCSTAANMRECSNNISADILIESMMDEFVPYVIDTVYAVAHALNSMHQCKASDSDHVPHGKGCPEVDPVVKPFEVAQYLRHVSFEGSTGHVTLDENGDPKHAFYDIGYFDFRLSNTSVTLKKVLVGSWDKKRNDKIYMNTSSISWQKLHNSKDEVAEGLRKDALGRDIPPSSECVAECKPGEWKAVTNHCCWKCFKCPDGSISVTYGVTNCTECTVTQASNSQRTLCIDLQVLNIQWTNFSAVALQVLIAVGLGLVIVTCYHFIRHRMSPIVKASNKIYSFVLLLGIALGFAVALLYIFVPSDTLCSILKPVRFVIYTLVCSALFLKTMQIVHAFNVSRIKNWIGVFICSTKRQVLALLAVLSIQVLLAAVWIVFDPPYVHRTIAPKSHVLYTCKPYKHVIGQVLENLMLAYVLSMAALCTYYAFRARNLPANFNEAKYISFSLYIFLLSWIVYQPIDYALEGWYVAVLSAATILLSSYGLLGCVFAPKIFIIVFRPNKNTAEFVRTELRNKSCNHSSHYSGSPV, from the exons ATGGGAAAACTTCAAAGCCCCTTAAAGTTATCTCGCCTCGGTCTTGTGATTTTTCTCGCTATAGCTGTCACAAGTACGAGATCTTACCGAGCCCACTTCTCACATGCCAATCATGCTCCGAACTATTATCGATTGTACCAACCAGGTGATATAATCATCGGAGGTCTAGCCCGACTGCATAGAGAAAACCTCTCAAACCC TTGCGCATCTTTCTACACACCTGGACTTGGTAGGGTCCAAGCCATGATTTACGCCGTCAACAAAATCAACGCAGACCCCCACATTCTCCCTCCAAACGTAACCTTGGGGCTCGACATCAGAGATTTCTGTCAAGACCCTATCAAGGCGGCCAGGCATGCGTACATCTTTGCTCTTGCTTCTAATCTCAACTGCGCATGCGTCAAATGCACGCCAGACCAACGATGCACATGTATAACATACGGGACATGCGAGGCTTCCATGAATGAGAGCGTGTCATATCCCATTGCCGCCATTGTGGGCGCCCTCACGTCGAGAGCCGCGTTACCACTGGCTAATTTCCTTCAGGCAGTTCGAATTCCACTTGTGGACGCTTCGGCGACAAGCGAAGAACTCAGCTCGCCACTCTATAAGACCTTCTTTCGCACCATTCCTCCCGACGTGAACCAGGCAAAGGCAGTAGCCGATATAATCGACTTGTATCAGTGGAG GTACGTTGCTGCAGTAGCGGTTGAGGACTCCTACGGAAGACACGGAGTACGTGCTTTAGACCGCGAGTCACAAGAGCGCGGTACTTTCTGCATTGAAGTGCTTGGCTTCATCCACATATCAAACTACGCCTGGAGACTGCGCTCCATCGTATCCGTTTTAAAAAACCGGTCAAGTATTAAG GTCATTATCGTTTGGAGCCACGCCTTCCAGGGGCGCGATCTGCTGATAGAAGCGGCGCGACAAGGGCTAACGGGACGAGTATGGATATTTAGTGAGGCTTTCGCTATGGTGAAGCCAGAGTTTCTTCCATCAAATGCGGGCATCGAGACCACAG GTATCCATCTAGGGGTTCAGCTGCCTCGCATCTCAAGCCTCGCCGGTTACCGTGACTTCCTGGAGGCTAAGCTAAAACAGGACCGGAGTACAGCGCATCCTTGGTGGCACGAGTTTTGGGATCACATGACCAATGAGTATTGCTCCACGGCGGCTAACATGCGGGAATGCAGCAATAACATATCCGCTGACATACTCATCGAGAGCATGATGGACGAGTTTGTGCCATACGTAATCGATACAGTATACGCTGTCGCGCATGCGCTGAATAGTATGCATCAATGTAAAGCCAGCGACAGCGATCACGTCCCACATGGTAAAGGATGCCCAGAAGTTGACCCTGTGGTGAAGCCTTTTGAGGTGGCGCAATACCTAAGGCATGTCAGCTTTGAGGGAAGTACAGGTCACGTGACCTTGGATGAGAATGGTGACCCAAAGCATGCGTTTTATGATATTGGCTACTTTGACTTCCGGTTAAGCAACACAAGTGTAACTCTAAAGAAAGTATTGGTCGGATCGTGGGATAAAAAACGCaatgataaaatatatatgaatACATCTTCCATCTCATGGCAAAAATTACATAACAGTAAAGATGAGGTCGCGGAAGGTCTCAGAAAGGACGCACTCGGTCGCGATATTCCTCCGAGTTCGGAGTGTGTAGCAGAGTGTAAACCGGGGGAGTGGAAAGCAGTGACTAATCACTGCTGCTGGAAGTGCTTCAAGTGCCCGGATGGTAGCATTAGCGTGACATATGGCGTGACCAACTGTACGGAGTGTACAGTCACGCAGGCATCAAACTCTCAGAGGACACTTTGCATCGATCTACAAGTCCTCAACATCCAATGGACAAACTTCAGCGCTGTGGCACTACAGGTACTAATAGCAGTAGGCCTTGGGCTTGTCATCGTCACTTGTTACCACTTCATCCGCCATCGCATGTCACCTATTGTGAAGGCTTCCAATAAAATCTACAGTTTTGTGTTGCTGCTGGGGATTGCGCTTGGATTCGCGGTTGCGTTGCTTTACATCTTCGTGCCGTCGGATACACTTTGTTCTATCCTAAAGCCCGTGCGCTTCGTCATCTACACACTGGTGTGCTCGGCGCTGTTCCTGAAAACCATGCAGATAGTGCATGCATTCAACGTGTCGCGCATCAAGAACTGGATCGGCGTATTTATCTGCAGCACAAAGCGACAAGTCCTTGCCCTTCTCGCCGTTCTTAGCATCCAAGTCCTCTTAGCGGCCGTCTGGATAGTCTTCGATCCGCCCTACGTGCATCGGACCATCGCCCCCAAATCCCACGTGCTGTACACGTGCAAGCCGTACAAACATGTGATTGGACAAGTCCTTGAGAACCTCATGCTTGCCTATGTACTCTCAATGGCCGCGCTCTGCACGTACTACGCATTCCGCGCCAGAAATCTCCCCGCAAACTTCAACGAGGCCAAATACATCAGTTTCTCGCTGTACATTTTTCTTCTCTCATGGATTGTTTACCAGCCCATTGATTATGCCCTTGAGGGGTGGTATGTGGCGGTTTTGTCCGCGGCAACGATATTGCTGAGCTCGTATGGACTTCTAGGTTGTGTTTTCGCACCGAAGATCTTCATCATCGTATTCCGCCCTAACAAAAACACGGCGGAGTTCGTACGCACAGAGCTACGGAACAAGTCTTGTAATCACAGCTCGCATTACTCGGGTTCGCCAGTCTAG
- the LOC5509827 gene encoding uncharacterized protein LOC5509827 isoform X2 — translation MGLSCRLHIRNIEHSGYAKEKSQKNTNRVKMGCFSRMAQYNEEGQTFKSFLSTCPWLSTKKKHLIKEDFHPEGNCIKDRYPEGKIYILPLGDFDRMSPDIHVLARYAQLFYDLPVVVLPKVDLKIPEEKDGPVMWCESASEPSDGEDKPRSKRRKSSRIASNMHILDHRWNTGRIQLKVDGILKLLSRHRPPNTLCLIALTMSDLYEEEPDLFVAGMASGNKGVAVFSFARYDPVITFSTEFWYEIEKTFNFKEEERTSLMLQRSCKLLVHEIAHLFGIDHCIWYACCMNGSGHLGEDFSQPIHLCPVDLHKVQKLCGFDVVLRYKGLLRFFREHRMEKEAEWVSRRLDYITG, via the exons ATGGGTTTGTCTTGCCGACTCCATATAAGAAACATAGAGCACTCGGGATACGCAAAAGAGAAATCACAAAAGAATACGAACCGGGTGAAAATGGGGTGTTTTTCAAGAATGGCACAGTATAACGAGGAAGGACAAACATTTAAAAGTTTTCTATCGACATGTCCATGGCTctcaaccaaaaaaaaacacttaatAAAAGAGGATTTCCATCCTGAGGGAAACTGTATAAAGGATAGGTATCCAGAAGGAAAAATATACATTCTTCCTCTGGGAGATTTCGATCGAATGAGCCCTGATATCCACGTACTCGCACGATATGCACAACTCTTTTACGATCTCCCTGTCGTTGTTCTCCCGAAGGTCGATCTCAAAATACCTGAAGAGAAAG ATGGACCAGTTATGTGGTGTGAATCAGCATCAGAGCCATCTGATGGTGAAGACAAACCAAGATCTAAAAGAAGAAAGAGCTCTCGTATAGCTTCAAATATGCACATACTGGACCATAGATGGAATACAG GGAGAATTCAGCTGAAGGTAGATGGTATCCTTAAGCTCTTGTCAAGGCACAGGCCTCCCAATACTCTTTGCCTCATTGCACTGACAATGTCTGATCTTTATGAAGAGGAGCCAGATTTATTTGTTGCTGGAATGGCTTCTGGAAACAAGGGCGTTGCA GTTTTTAGTTTTGCCAGGTATGACCCTGTTATAACATTCTCTACTGAATTTTGGTATGAAATTGAGAAGACTTTTAATTTCAAAGAAGAAGAGAGGACTTCTCTAATGCTACAG CGTAGTTGCAAGCTTCTAGTTCATGAGATTGCTCATTTGTTTGGAATTGACCACTGCATATGGTATGCATGCTGTATGAATGGCTCTGGACATCTAGGAGAAGATTTTT CTCAGCCAATACACCTCTGCCCGGTTGATCTGCATAAGGTACAAAAGCTCTGTGGTTTTGATGTGGTGTTGAGATACAAAGGG TTATTACGATTCTTTAGAGAACATAGAATGGAAAAAGAAGCAGAATGGGTGTCAAGAAGATTGGACTACATCACAGGATAG
- the LOC5509825 gene encoding uncharacterized protein LOC5509825 isoform X1: MATKSTKVHAKLSDGERRSNGFCRYFVRGDCREKNECKFSHNLEDVPVCRYYLEDRCMFGAECWYRHPEQDIANVGPMAAILGAGLMCGVGTNMNLLLAAAVAGAATPTTPDDVNQEGEEEKEDISLEKVMEMWHQRRENASEDVDKNNIDKLEEESTEKDESTDTRDSACSHEEKEENLLEFSTELKRYSIASWSASDMHKFISTLAKLDIEEYDEYDIITSKILGDSIRSWQPEPSKTAELFMMITETSKTDLTALILTLCNAPDKVHDMERHIAAVVLAAQKRDPKLWSSVAVGKLLQRIEEYGFNVDAIEMFNSIGKDLQDAEKVGELVHDYLVATGEKNTFDCRCRTPECECPVVADEGVAFLMFSGLQRKLDWSGEDKIKFFKKATGCLWPPEILKELGDIFGIKDPLKVATPRVLKRNQKLLGMPEQEANIINTKKQKAKSHKCSGGGCPNQSKRDCDNAMCGKCCRKTGKSCDVHEDFSAYVPPEWDSGLGFKFHKVEPSVVFNTEQQFENLTALKKQIKRVEFGPDFSVTDDHVIKVVDLWSEHLVVLQLGSSDSGCGSQLTDAAPKYIADHCPNLRKLRLESATHVTDEGMCAVIDKCPLLEELHISGNDKISGNVSSKALKPLFESAVLPNLRQLCVYDQHRIEHDVVYRLRRRRPKLKIHAGETDSDSFAHSMMLSMMGMSYGDGFY, translated from the exons ATGGCGACAAAATCGACGAAAGTGCATGCAAAACTAAGCGATGGCGAAAG GCGATCGAATGGATTTTGCAG GTACTTTGTACGTGGTGACTGCCGTGAGAAGAATGAATGCAAGTTTTCCCATAACTTAGAAGATGTTCCC GTGTGTCGCTACTACTTGGAGGACCGATGCATGTTTGGTGCGGAATGCTGGTATAGACATCCTGAACAGGACAT AGCCAATGTCGGACCTATGGCGGCTATTCTTG GCGCCGGCCTAATGTGCGGGGTAGGAACCAACATGAACCTGCTGCTGGCTGCCGCTGTTGCGGGCGCGGCCACGCCCACCACCCCTGATGACGTCAATCAAGAGGGTGAGGAGGAGAAAGAAGACATAAGTCTGGAAAAGGTTATGGAAATGTGGCATCAACGAAGAGAAAACG cTTCAGAAGATGTTGATAAAAACAACATCGACAAGCTTGAGGAGGAGAGCACCGAGAAAGACGAGTCCACGGATACAAGGGACAGCGCCTGCAGCCATGAGGAGAAGGAAGAGAACCTTCTGGAATTCTCTACCGAGCTGAAGCGTTACAG CATCGCCTCGTGGAGTGCAAGCGACATGCACAAGTTCATCTCTACGCTCGCTAAACTAGACATCGAGGAGTACGACGAGTATGACATCATCACCAGCAAGATACTCGGCGACTCCATCAGGTCCTGGCAGCCAGAGCCCAGTAAGACCGCGGAGCTGTTCATGATGATCACAGAGACGTCCAAGACGGACCTCACCGCGCTCATACTCACCCTCTGTAACGCACCGGACAAGGTGCACGACATGGAGAGGCACATTGCCGCGGTGGTGCTTGCTGCGCAG AAACGTGACCCTAAGCTGTGGAGCTCTGTGGCTGTTGGCAAACTCCTCCAGAGGATCGAAGAGTATGGTTTTAACGTAGATGCCATCGAGATGTTCAACAGTATCGGGAAAGATCTCCAAGACGCGGAGAAAGTTGGTGAACTTGTACACGACTATCTTGTCGCCACTGGCGAGAAGAACACGTTCGACTGCCGCTGCAGGACCCCCGAATGCGAGTGCCCGGTGGTCGCGGACGAGGGCGTGGCATTCCTAATGTTCTCAGGGCTACAAAGGAAGCTTGACTGGAGCGGAGAGGACAAGATCAAGTTTTTCAAGAAAGCCACGGGCTGCCTGTGGCCTCCGGAGATACTAAAAGAGCTTG GTGACATTTTTGGTATTAAGGATCCTTTAAAGGTGGCGACGCCTCGTGTCCTGAAGCGTAACCAGAAACTACTCGGAATGCCTGAACAGGAAGccaacatcatcaacaccaaGAAGCAGAAAGCCAAATCGCACAAGTGTTCCGGGGGAGGCTGTCCTAACCAATCCAAGCGCGACTGCGATAACGCCATGTGTGGGAAATGCTGTAGGAAGACTGGGAAAAGCTGTGACGTGCATGAGGACTTCAGCGCCTATGTCCCCCCGGAATGGGACTCGGGGCTGGGGTTCAAGTTCCATAAG GTGGAGCCGAGTGTGGTCTTTAACACTGAGCAGCAGTTCGAGAACCTAACGGCACTTAAGAAACAG ATCAAAAGAGTTGAGTTCGGCCCCGACTTCTCTGTGACTGATGATCACGTGATAAAAGTAGTCGATTTATGGTCGGAGCATCTCGTGGTACTACAGCTTGGCTCGTCCGACTCCGGATGCGGCAGCCAACTCACTGATGCAGCGCCAAAGTACATTGCTGATCACTGCCCAAATCTTCGGAAGCTACGACTGGAGTCAGCTACTCACGTGACCGACGAAGGGATGTGTGCGGTAATCGATAAGTGCCCGCTGCTAGAAGAGCTCCACATCAGTGGTAACGACAAGATATCGGGTAATGTAAGCTCAAAGGCGCTAAAGCCTCTGTTTGAGTCTGCAGTGCTGCCAAATCTGCGTCAGCTGTGTGTCTACGACCAGCACCGAATCGAGCACGATGTTGTGTATCGGCTCCGACGACGCCGTCCGAAGCTGAAGATCCATGCAGGCGAGACAGACAGCGATAGCTTTGCTCATTCCATGATGTTATCAATGATGGGGATGAGTTATGGTGACGGCTTCTATTAG